GCACTTCTTTCATAAGACTGAATAGCGAAAGCATCCTGTTCTTCACGGCTGATGTTGTATTCAGTTGCACATAAATCAGCGCAAACTCCCATTGCGTTGTTATCGTAAGCATCTGTCAAACCATCTTTCTGCATTCCGTCAAGCATAGTTGCAGGACCAAATTTGTTTCCGGCACGCATTTGTACGTAATGAGGAATTAAGCTCATGCTTTCCATTCCGCCCGCAACTACAATTTCAGCGTCTCCACATGCAATTGCCTGCGCAGCAAACATAACTGCTTTCATTCCCGAAGCACAAACTTTGTTTACTGTTGTAGCAGCAACTTCTTCAGACAAACCGGCAAAAAGCGCTGCCTGACGTGCAGGAGCTTGTCCAACTCCAGCCTGAATTACGTTGCCCATGAAAACTTCATCAACTAATTTTGGGTCCAGGTTAATTTTTTGAAGGGCTCCTTTTATAGCGGCAGCGCCTAATTTTGGTGCGGGTACGGTAGATAAACCTCCCATGAAACTTCCGATAGGTGTTCTAACGGCAGAAACGATAACAACTCTTTTGTTCATTTTCTGTTTATAATAGTTAATCTAGCAAATTTACTGTTTATTTGAATAAATTCAAATTTTGTGTTGAAACGAGTAAATTTTAAAATTTAATGAAAATTTTATTTTTTCTATTTGTTTGATTGTGAAGTGTTTTAAAAAAAAGTTTAAAAAAAGATAAAAAAAAGCACGAAAATAGTTGTGAGATATGGAATGTTGCCTTACATTTGCACTCGCAAAACAGAAAGCAATTTCTTGAGCAAGGAGAGGTGCCAGAGCGGTAATGGAGCAGATTGCTAATCTGTCGACGGGTAACCGTCGCCAGGGTTCGAGTCCCTGTCTCTCCGCTTAATTTTGCCTTCGGGGTGTAGCGTAGCCCGGTTATCGCGCCTGCTTTGGGAGCAGGAGGCCGCAGGTTCGAATCCTGCCACCCCGACTTTTTTTAAGAGTTTTTTTATAAAAATCTTATTGGTTCCATAGCTCAGCTGGATAGAGCAACGCACTTCTAATGCGTAGGTCGAAGGTTCGAATCCTTCTGGGATCACAACAAGCCACTCAATCGAGTGGCTTTTTTGTTTTGGCGAAATTTTAAGTAAAATAAGTTTTTTCTATATTTTATACTCACAATCTTTAGATCAATATTATATAGGTCATACATCTGAATCTTTACAAGAAAGATTACGTAAACATTTATCAAACCATTTTGGTTTTACTGGAAAAACGAAAGATTGGATTGTAATTTACTTTGAAGAATTTGAAACCAAATCATTAGCTTATAAACGTGAATTGGAAGTCAAAAAATGGAAAAGTAGAATACGAGTTGAAAAGTTAATAAAAGAATCGAAGAAGTAGCTCAGCTGGATTGAGCATCCCGATTTTTAATCGGGACGGTCGAAGGTTTGAAATCTTACTGCGTTCAGAACAAAAGCGACTCAATCGAGTGGCTTTTTTTTATCACATATATTAAAATGTCATTACAGGCTCTTTCTACCCCAAAAATTCTTGATATAAACCTTTTCTATATTAAATACAGGATTGTCTTTTAGGTAGTTATAAATCAGATTGTTTGTCTGCGAATCTTCAAGTATGTAAGCAATGGTGTTTTTTAGTTTTTCTGAAAATGTATTTCTATCGATTTCAGAATATGTTCCGGTTTTAAATGATTTACGACGAAGGTTTTTAAAGGAAAACTGAGATCGAGATCAGTAAAAATAGCAGACTTTGTTTTAAAATTTGCAATTGATCGGAGAACTAAAGTTTGATCCAGTTCAAAAAAACTTCTTTTGTTTTTCTTTATTAAGAATTTGTTGTTTTGTGTTTAATTTATTGTTTTTCAATGTGTTAAAATTCATGTTAGCAATAAATAGATGATACATTTGTACTATTTTTATTATTTTTTTTGAATAAAGTTTATTTAAAATGGATGTGAGATAGGGTTGGTCAGGTAAGTTTAATGAAAATCTTATAAGCAGGTTAAAAAATAAAGTATTGTTAATAATTTAATTTATAGAGACATTATGGAAAAAGAAACCAATGCACAACAAACTAATTTAGATGTTTTTTTAGATGATTATCCTTCAACATGGCCAATTGATGGGCCAATTGATTTGGAACTTCATGATCTGCCACATAAAGGATCGGTAATCGAATGGTGGTACCAAAACTGCCATGTTATTTCAAAAGAGGGTAAAAGATTCTCCCTTTTTGCTTCTTTTTTTAGATTAGCAATAGCCAAAGATTCGGAGCCAAATGATAGTGTCTATACGCATTCGGTAATTTGGTCTTTATCTGATATTTCCAATGAAAAATATTATGCAGATTCTCTGGTTGATCCTTTGATGCCATCAGAAGGGTTAAAGATTATTATGAAAAATAAGGATAAGAATGTTGGAAGTAAATTAATACGACGTGCATTAAAAGAAGTATATGAAAAGGGAAATGTACCCATGCCCGACAGAGTTCTAAAACAACCTGCTCATGTAGGATTAAAAAATCTTTTGCTGGAGTATGATGAAAATTCTTTTAAGAAAGGGAAGAATGGGCATTATCATTTAAAGCTTGAAAATGCTTTAAATGAGATTGTCTGCACACTTAATTTTATTCCTTTAACAAAACCAATCAGACACGGAAATGACGGAATGGTAAGAGGGATTAGAAAGGAGGATATGTTTTATTATTTCATTCCAAAGTGTGCGGTGAGTGGTGAGATTATTATTGATAATACAATCTATGAAGTAAAGGGAAACGGTTGGTATGATCATGAATTTAGCAGACCGGCAGATGAAGATACTTTTTTTGAATTTAATCGTGATATGGCCTGGAATTGGGTAGCATTGCAATTAGAGAATGGTTATCAGATTTCGGGCTATGATCTTTTTGATAATACTAATAATGGAAGCCCGGCTGGTGGCGTTATGATTATTATTGATCCGGATGGTCACAGGATTAGTAAGGACGATTTTTCATTTAGTCCGGTAGATTACTGGACAAGCACCAAAACCTTTGTATCTTATCCTGTTTCCTGGAGATTGGAAATACCAGGTATTAATCTTTCACTTTCTGTTACAGCTAGTTTTCCGGAACAGGAATTCATTACAGTCCTTTCTGCTCCTGCAATATGGGAAGGTAGTGTAAATGTGACAGGAAGGTTTAATGATTCTGAAGTTTCCGGAGTTGGTTATATTGAGAGAAATGGTTTTAATACTAAAGAAAGTGTCGAAAGTTTTTTAAAAGCGATTGGTAAAACCACACAGAAATCAATAGAATCTTTACTGCCTTTAGCGCCAAATGATGAGCAGTTTAACAGACTTGTTAATAGTGCGCTGGGCGTTTCCTTTTTTAGTGCGGCAGATAAGGAACAATATATTTCTTCTGTAATTAAACCTGTTAGAGAAGTTGTTGATCGAAGTAAAAAAGCCTGGAGATCCTATGTTTTTCTGGCCTGTATAGACATTGTTGGTGGTAACTCGCAACCATTTATCGATTGGCTTGCAATGCCTGAGTTAATACATACAGGCTCATTAATTGTAGATGATGTACAGGATAAGTCCGATACACGTAGGGGAGGAGTAGCGCTGCATCATCTTTATGGTGAGGCACTCGCAATTAATACGGGCAATGTTTGTTATTTTATTGGTGAGTTGTTTACACAAGAACCTAAACTGCCAGAACATATTCGATTAAAAGTATATGAACTTTATTTTGAAATGATGCGTGCAGCTCATGCAGGTCAGGCGCTGGACATTAGCGGATTTCATTTGCTGATGCCAGATGCAGTAAAAAACGGAGACAGCAGTTTACTTGAAAAAAGAATTTATACTACACACCGTTTAAAAACAGCTGCGCCAGCCTGTACATTAGCCAAAATGGGTGGAATAATTGGAGGCGGAAAACCAGAAGAAATAGAGGTGCTTGGCGATTTTTTTGAGGCTATTGGCGTGGCTTATCAGATAATGGATGATGTATTGAACTTACAGGGTTATGACGGTAATCTCAAAGATAAAGGAGAAGATATTACAGCCGGAAAAATAACTATGCCGGTGGCAAAAGCAATGAATCTGTTGCCTTTTGATAAACGTGAGTATGTATGGACAACAATTCAGGCTTTGCCTAAGGAACAAAATGTAATAGAATCTGTAATTGTTTTACTACAGGATTGCGGAGCCATTGATGCATGCCGAAAAGAAGCAGAAGAACTGATGGAAGGTGCATGGACAAAAGTAGATCAAATACTGCCGGATTCATTCTTTAAAATAAGACTGCGAACTTTTGGATGGTATGCTCTGAAGATTGAATAAAGTTAGAATTTTGATAAACCGGAGATTAAAACCAGAGTGTTTTATGAATCTATAGGAATAAGTAAAAGATTATAGTCAAGAAAAACAATAAATAAGAATGGTCAGATTGAATGTTGACCATTCTTATTTTTATTCAGAATAAAGGCTTCACTTTTTTTATTTGATTAAAGCATTTTGCATGAATTGCAATTCCTTCTTTGTATTCTTCGGGAGTTATTCCATACATAGAAAACTTATTATTAGTATTTACATTTGTTGTTTTCGATTTTTGTCGGACTTCGTATTTTTTCGGTCTGTTTTTCTTTTGCATTTCTTTATTTTTTACGGAGCATAAAATAATTAGTTGGTTCAAAGATGTTTTATTCCTTATCAAAAGAAGTTAAAAGCTTAATTCTTTCAATCGCCTCTTTATTTTCTAGAGCAACTTCAACTAATGCTAGCAAAATGTCATTCCTGAAAATGGTTTTATTTCTTACATTCCTGATTAGGGCTTTGTTTGGGACTGTCTGACCTTTTTTTATTAAGTAGCAAATGGTTAAGTCGACATATGTGGCAGGTAAGTGCTGGTCAATAAACTCATAAGCTTTTGTATTGTGAGAATTATCTTCCTTTAAATTGCTATTTTTGATTAATTTTGACATATATTTGCTATTTATAATTTAATCTTTCTTTTATTAATGTAAATGTAGGAATAATATTATATTTTAAACATATTTTAGTGTTAAATAATGTATTCTAAATACATTTTATAATGATTTCAAATAATGACATATAACGAAAAATTAAGCAAATTCTTTAGAGCTAAGGGATTGAAACAAAAGGAGGTAGGTGAAATCTTAGGGTTTAGTCCGGCAATGATTGGACGGTACTTTCACGGAACTGCCAGTATTGGATCTGAGTTTTTACTGAGTTTAAGCAGAAACTTTCCAGATGTAGATCTAAATGATCTTTTCGCTCCGGAAAATGAACAGGATATGGTTAATGAACCTGCCGCTGTTTATGAGAAGAAAAACATTCTTAACGATTTAGTAGAAATCGAAGAACGTATTCATAAAATACGATTACAGCTGGAGAATAAAAACTTTACAGAATAGATTACTGTTTTTGGTATTTTAATGCTCTCCTTATAAAGATTTAAAAATAAGAAAATATTTTTTATTATCTAATCTTTTGGAGCCATGTGTTTTATCTTTTTTTTGCTAAATTTGGTGTA
The sequence above is drawn from the Flavobacterium sp. N2038 genome and encodes:
- a CDS encoding GIY-YIG nuclease family protein, translated to MGHTSESLQERLRKHLSNHFGFTGKTKDWIVIYFEEFETKSLAYKRELEVKKWKSRIRVEKLIKESKK
- a CDS encoding polyprenyl synthetase family protein produces the protein MEKETNAQQTNLDVFLDDYPSTWPIDGPIDLELHDLPHKGSVIEWWYQNCHVISKEGKRFSLFASFFRLAIAKDSEPNDSVYTHSVIWSLSDISNEKYYADSLVDPLMPSEGLKIIMKNKDKNVGSKLIRRALKEVYEKGNVPMPDRVLKQPAHVGLKNLLLEYDENSFKKGKNGHYHLKLENALNEIVCTLNFIPLTKPIRHGNDGMVRGIRKEDMFYYFIPKCAVSGEIIIDNTIYEVKGNGWYDHEFSRPADEDTFFEFNRDMAWNWVALQLENGYQISGYDLFDNTNNGSPAGGVMIIIDPDGHRISKDDFSFSPVDYWTSTKTFVSYPVSWRLEIPGINLSLSVTASFPEQEFITVLSAPAIWEGSVNVTGRFNDSEVSGVGYIERNGFNTKESVESFLKAIGKTTQKSIESLLPLAPNDEQFNRLVNSALGVSFFSAADKEQYISSVIKPVREVVDRSKKAWRSYVFLACIDIVGGNSQPFIDWLAMPELIHTGSLIVDDVQDKSDTRRGGVALHHLYGEALAINTGNVCYFIGELFTQEPKLPEHIRLKVYELYFEMMRAAHAGQALDISGFHLLMPDAVKNGDSSLLEKRIYTTHRLKTAAPACTLAKMGGIIGGGKPEEIEVLGDFFEAIGVAYQIMDDVLNLQGYDGNLKDKGEDITAGKITMPVAKAMNLLPFDKREYVWTTIQALPKEQNVIESVIVLLQDCGAIDACRKEAEELMEGAWTKVDQILPDSFFKIRLRTFGWYALKIE
- a CDS encoding helix-turn-helix domain-containing protein, translated to MTYNEKLSKFFRAKGLKQKEVGEILGFSPAMIGRYFHGTASIGSEFLLSLSRNFPDVDLNDLFAPENEQDMVNEPAAVYEKKNILNDLVEIEERIHKIRLQLENKNFTE